One window from the genome of Nicotiana sylvestris chromosome 9, ASM39365v2, whole genome shotgun sequence encodes:
- the LOC138878154 gene encoding uncharacterized protein produces the protein MKLYKLAKIRERKARDLDRVRCINDGDGKVLVEETCILHRWQEYFHRLLNEEGDRNIVLGELENLESQRDFGFCRRIKCEEVDVAIRKMSRGKATGPDEIPVEFWEVAGRIGLEWLTSPFIVIFKTKKMPEIWRWCLMIPLYKKKGDIQNCNNYRGIKLLSHTMKV, from the coding sequence ATGAAGCTGTACAAGTTAGCCAAGATTAGGGAGAGGAAGGCTCGGGACCTGGATCGAGTGAGGTGCATCAACGATGGAGATGGTAAGGTATTGGTGGAAGAAACGTGTATCTTGCATAGATGGCAGGAGTACTTCCATAGACTCTTAAACGAGGAAGGGGATAGGAACATCGTGCTAGGTGAGTTGGAGAACTTAGAGAGTCAGAGAGATTTTGGGTTTTGTAGGCGTATTAAGTGTGAGGAGGTTGATGTGGCAATACGAAAGATGAGCAGGGGTAAGGCGACTGGGCCTGACGAGATCCCGGTGGAATTTTGGGAAGTTGCAGGTAGGATTGGCTTGGAGTGGCTTACTAGCCCATTTATCGTCATTTTCAAGACGAAGAAGATGCCCGAAATTTGGAGGTGGTGTTTGATGATTCCATTGTACAAAAAAAAAGGTGATATCCAGAACTGCAACAACTATAGAGGTATCAAGCTACTGAGTCACACTATGAAGGTTTGa